The following nucleotide sequence is from Campylobacter showae CSUNSWCD.
CGAAACGGCGCATTGATCATAGACGATTATACCTTAAGTTTCGGCTACAAGTTGCCTAAGGAGAAAAACAATGAATGAAAATTTAAACAACGGCTACGCAATATGCCCTAATAGCTGGATATTCGATAAAAAATTGAGTGTTGAGGACTTGCGACTGCTTTTGTATCTAGCGAGTAATCCGAGCGGCGATATATTAGAGCTATCAAAGCTTTTTAGCCTTGCTAATTCTACTACCAGCAAGCGGCTAACTAAGCTTAAAAAGCTCGGCTACATTGAAAAGATTAAGGGCGTATTTCAAATTTCGGGGGGTGAGCTGTGAGTAAAAAACTATTTTGGATAAAACTTAAAAAGGATTTTTTCGATGACCCTAAAATTTTAAAAATAAGAAGTGTGGCCGGCGGAGATACCTACACCTGCATCTATCTTAAGCTTCTATTAAAAAGCTTAGACGATGACGGCGTTATATTTTTTGACGGCATAGAGCCGACGATAGAAGCCGAGATCGCGCTAAAAATAAGGGAGCAAGAAATCAACGTCAAGGCTGCTATGGCTATTTTTGAGAGCTTGGGGCTATTACAAAAGGGCGAGGATGACGACGTGAGACTGCCCGAAGCTGTAAGCCTAAGCGGCGGAGAATGCGACAGCGCAAAGAGAGTTAGGGAATTTAGAGCCAAACAAAAAGAGGCTAAAGCGTTACATTGTAACAGCGCGGTAACAAGCGGTAACAAAAACGTAACCCTAGAGAAAGAGATAGAGAAAGAGATAGAGTTAGAGAAAGAAGAGGCTAACGCCTCTACGCACGTGCGCACGCGTGAGAGCGAGAAGCCCGACCCCGAACCTAAGCGATTTAAAAAACCGACCCTAAAAGAACTTGAAACCTACAAGCAAGAGACAAATTTAAATCTCGTCGATTGCTCCGCGTTTTACGACTTCTACGAAAGCAAGGGCTGGGCGGTAGGCAAAGCCCCTATGAAAGATTGGCGAGCGTCTATGCGCAACTGGCAAAGAACCGAGGCGGAGCGAATAGCTAAAAGAGGATCGCCGCCTATTGCAAAAGACAAAAGGCAGGATGCGACGACGGTAGATTATGACGATTTAGCGCGTTTCGGGTTTAGGAGCAACGACGCGATAGAGTGCGAAATACTAGAACTAGGGGCAGATTATGGCGATAGATAGGGTCGAGCTGATAATGCAAGCGGTGGAGTGCAACAAAGTCCAAGCGATGATTTACGAGGACGAAATTAGAGACATCCCCGATAGCAGGCTTATGGATTTTTTCAAATTTAGGCTGCAATTTTTGGAGCGCTACGTAAGCAAAGAGCTAGCGATGAAAAAAGCTATCACCGCGTATAAGACTATCCTAGCCAAAGAGGCGATAAAGCAAGGCAAATACGCCTTTGATAGCCTTGAGGCGATGATCGATTTTATCAGGCAAGCGTACAAAGGGCAGGAGTTTTGCTACGGAGTGCCGCCGTTTTACGACGTGGTGCGGCTAGCTATCGACGAGGATGGCGACATAATAAATAAATTCTCCGTGAATAGCTACGGTAAATACCCTAAGCTAAGCGGCGAGGATACGCAGGCGGTGTTTGAGTGGCTATTTAATCATCAATACCGAATAGGCGAGGTTAAATTTATCAGCGTAGAAAATTCGGCCAGATACCAAGCTAAAAAGCAAGAAATAGAGCTACGCGAAAAAGGGCAAGATCAAATCATCGACAAAATAAACAAAGACCCGGACGCGCCGCTGCCTATCAGCCCTAAAGTCGGCGCAATGCTAGCCATAAGGACGGCAGTATGAAACTAGAGTTTAGACCAAAAGGTGCAACACTATTTTACGAGGTATGGATGGTTGATTTTGTGCGAAATATCGTGAGAATAAAAATTGCGGGCGGAGAAGCACAAGAGGAAATATTGAGCGAGGGCGAGCTAAGAGTAAAAGGCGAGCAAGGGATGTTGTTTTGAAACTATCCAAAACCGAAAATCTAAAATTTAGGCAATTCCTAGCATACGAATACCCCGTTTGCCAAATATGCGGCAAAGCTCCGAGCGACGACGCGCATCACGTGAGATACGGCTGTTATGGGGCGGACAAAGACGACCGCAAACAAATAGCTGTATGTAGAGCTTGCCACGATTGGTGTCACGATCACAAACACGAGAGTATAGAAAAATACGAGGAGCTAGCCGATGAGAATTGGGCGGAATATGAAGCTAGTTTATAAGTTTGAGATAACGGGGCTAGAGTATAACCCGGTGCCGTATAAAAGGACGACGCAGAGGGCTAAATTCGTAAGTAAGGATTATAAAAAATATCTCGAATGGAAAACTTTGTTGGGAGATACCTTTTGCGCATCTAATCCGGACGCGCCCAAAAGAATAATCAGGCGCGGCAAAGACTGGCACGCCGTGCCGGAGCTAAGCGGGGCGTACTTCGTGGAGACCGTAGCGATATACAAAGACAAAACGCACGGCGACACGGACAACGTAGCCAAAGGAGTACTGGACGCGTTATTTAAAAACGACAAATACGTAAGCGGGAGCTGCCGCTACGAATACGGCGCAAGCGGCGGGATAAGAGTTATGATTTATGAGGCGGGCGAGTGATGAACCACATTGAGGGGTTTTATCACAATGCGGATTTGATAAGATTTTTTTCATTGGGTAAAAATTTCTTTAAGAATACAAACGAGAAGAAGCTAAAGGCCGAAATAAGGCTATTGGGATCGTCGTTATTCGTAAAGCCACCGAAATATGTGAGAAAACTAATCAATAGCGGTAATTACGTAGCTATGCCGGTGCGTACCGCAGATAAAGCGGAGTTTGATGAATTTTATCAATTGACCGATAAGACTACGATCGGATTTTACAAAGTGAGAGGATAAGATGCCGACGCTATTTAAACGCTGTAAATGCGGGGCAAAGATAAAGATAAACGAGAGAGCGTGCGAGCGGTGCAGAGCGAGCGCTAGCGCGGGAGCAAACAAGATGTATAACGTTTTTGGTAGAAACAAGGAAGCGGACAAATTCTACCAAAGCAAAGAGTGGAAAGCGGTGCGAGCCATAGTCAAAGCTAGGCAGCCCTTTTGTGTAGCGTGCGGCAAGCCTACGCAGATAATAGACCATATTGTGCCGATAGAACACGGCGGCGCTACGCTAAACCTTGATAACCTGCAAGGGCTTTGCAGGAGTTGTCACAACAAAAAGACTGCGCAGGATGAGGAGAAATTTAAAAAATGATGGGTAGGGGCAGGTCAAATCTCTACGACCGAGACGGCGAAACATCGGACGGGTGCATTTCATTTTTTGCGCGCCGTATTTTTGAGAAATTAATAAAGTCAAGTGAGAACAAAGTCAAGTGATAAACGGTAAGTCAAGCGACGATTTATTGTCAAAAGCTGAGGCTATGGATATTTTAGGCATAAAATCAGCCGAAACTATGAGCCGAATAGCAAAGCGGCACGGGGTAAGTACGATAAAGGAATGGAAAAACGTATTTTACCCAAAGGATGAAATTTTAGAACTAAAAGATAGGCGAGAAAAAGATCGGGCTAGCAAAAAACCCAACGCAAATTTTAGAGCCAAAAAAAGCGAAAAACGCACCGAGCTGATAGTCAAAAACGAAGCCAAAAAAGCAGACAAACCGCAAACGGCAAATTTGCCCGTCACAGCTAGCGACGCGATGGCAAATGAATCAAGCCTAAAAGAGCGTATGAGCGCAGTCGTCAAAGAGCTAAAAGAAATAGGACTTTATGAAATTTGCGACAAGTCGCTTATTTACTCATACTGTCTAACCGAGATCAAGCTTGACG
It contains:
- a CDS encoding MarR family transcriptional regulator, with translation MNENLNNGYAICPNSWIFDKKLSVEDLRLLLYLASNPSGDILELSKLFSLANSTTSKRLTKLKKLGYIEKIKGVFQISGGEL
- a CDS encoding phage replisome organizer N-terminal domain-containing protein, which codes for MSKKLFWIKLKKDFFDDPKILKIRSVAGGDTYTCIYLKLLLKSLDDDGVIFFDGIEPTIEAEIALKIREQEINVKAAMAIFESLGLLQKGEDDDVRLPEAVSLSGGECDSAKRVREFRAKQKEAKALHCNSAVTSGNKNVTLEKEIEKEIELEKEEANASTHVRTRESEKPDPEPKRFKKPTLKELETYKQETNLNLVDCSAFYDFYESKGWAVGKAPMKDWRASMRNWQRTEAERIAKRGSPPIAKDKRQDATTVDYDDLARFGFRSNDAIECEILELGADYGDR
- a CDS encoding HNH endonuclease; amino-acid sequence: MPTLFKRCKCGAKIKINERACERCRASASAGANKMYNVFGRNKEADKFYQSKEWKAVRAIVKARQPFCVACGKPTQIIDHIVPIEHGGATLNLDNLQGLCRSCHNKKTAQDEEKFKK
- a CDS encoding P27 family phage terminase small subunit — its product is MDILGIKSAETMSRIAKRHGVSTIKEWKNVFYPKDEILELKDRREKDRASKKPNANFRAKKSEKRTELIVKNEAKKADKPQTANLPVTASDAMANESSLKERMSAVVKELKEIGLYEICDKSLIYSYCLTEIKLDEVAAQMRENFTTYDDKGNEKPHPLTKIYADFLAAKLNLAKALGLGAGNRKGLKISEIIEIDEMEKLLNG